A portion of the Esox lucius isolate fEsoLuc1 chromosome 20, fEsoLuc1.pri, whole genome shotgun sequence genome contains these proteins:
- the LOC106024146 gene encoding aerolysin-like protein produces the protein MATLLYLIGGQGGGSFELTGRDNGATLKKIGVAVGGWQIKAVRAELTDGRVKTFGDANTFSEFEFSLGERITKLSLWGNGAGTRLGGIRFWTSKGREFFQHMNSWPLKTEYSIDVGSGVCLGLQGNCGSDIDCMGFLFISPIRTSVLTDMRYPNLAMFTPQVKKEYIKSVSYHNNTTAPQDQTIQYSRTVTKKSSWTTTNKIESTLSVSVQAGIPDLAEVSTGWSLTVGHEQSSSISNEESITEADTATVKIPPGKTVSVEMSVGRAVIDLAYSAVVKVTCLNGSELVFPSTGNYNGVTYTSVNIKTTESDKVMNVN, from the exons ATGGCAACTTTACTGTATCTCATCGGTGGACAAGGTGGAGGTTCATTTGAACTCACTGGAAGGGACAATGGTGCCACCCTCAAGAAGATTGGAGTGGCAGTGGGTGGCTGGCAGATCAAAGCAGTGCGGGCAGAGCTGACAGACGGGCGTGTGAAGACCTTTGGAGATGCAAACACTTTCAGTGAGTTTGAGTTCAGCCTTGGTGAGCGCATCACCAAGCTTTCCCTGTGGGGGAACGGTGCCGGCACGCGTCTGGGTGGCATCAGGTTCTGGACCAGTAAGGGCCGGGAGTTCTTTCAGCATATGAATAGCTGGCCCCTGAAGACTGAGTACTCCATCGACGTGGGGTCTGGGGTCTGTCTGGGGCTGCAGGGAAATTGTGGCTCTGACATCGACTGCATGGGCTTCCTCTTCATCAGCCCCATCAGGACGTCTGTGCTAACCGACATGCGCTATCCTAACCTGGCCATGTTCACACCTCAG gtaaaaaaagaatatatcaAATCGGTGTCTTATCACAACAACACCACTGCGCCTCAAGATCAGACCATTCAGTACAGCAGGACCGTGACCAAGAAATCCTCCTGGACCACCACCAATAAGATTGAGTCCACCCTCAGTGTGTCTGTTCAAGCAGGGATCCCAGATCTGGCTGAGGTGTCTACTGGGTGGAGCTTGACCGTGGGACACGAGCAGTCCTCCTCAATATCCAATGAGGAGAGCATAACAGAAGCAGATACCGCCACTGTGAAGATCCCTCCAGGGAAGACCGTGTCTGTTGAGATGTCAGTGGGACGAGCAGTCATCGACCTCGCCTACTCAGCTGTAGTGAAAGTCACATGCCTGAATGGTAGCGAGCTGGTCTTCCCATCTACCGGGAACTACAATGGTGTGACTTACACTTCAGTGAATATAAAGACCACTGAGTCTGATAAAGTTATGAATGTAAATTAA